A stretch of the Chanos chanos chromosome 1, fChaCha1.1, whole genome shotgun sequence genome encodes the following:
- the ints13 gene encoding integrator complex subunit 13 yields MKMFSVSHKTAFVVDHCPYMAESSRQQVECDMLTKSRAQGVIPLAPVSKSLWTCAVECSMEYCRILYDVYPTRKLINYIVSDSEFHILNTWRQEDQSTQELMSALAAVGPPNPREDPECCSILHGLVAAVEALCKITEYQHEARTALMDTADRVANRGRIICLTNAKSDTHVRMLEEYVLETIQEQNKLAAGSDRLMPIQQCELVLVHVYPQGDDTLVSDRPKKEISPVLSSEVHSVRAGRHLASKLNVLVQQHFDLASTTITNIPMKEEQHANTSANYDVELLHHRDAHMEFIKSGDLHMAGSTSRDSGLKETVTLKWCTPRTNSVELHYCTGAYRISPVDVNSRPSSCLTNFLLNGRSVLLEQPRKSGSKVVSHMLSSHGGEIFLHVLNSTRSTLEDPPSISEGCGGRVTDYRITDFGEFMRENRLTPFPASSAPDSTGRAPFERAKAQLERHTRYWPMIISQTTIFNMQAVVPLANLIVKETLTEDDVLTCQKTVYNLVDMERKNDPLPISTVGSRGKGPKRDEQYRIMWNELETLVKNHIGSSDRHQRVLDCIVACRSKPPEEEDRKKRGRKREDKEDKAERNGKDTEEKGWAQDSERLRSGLERDREEQTEAEVIKDSPDSPEPLNKKPRLATEELQPPEKSKGPVSLLTMWTNRITAANSRKHQEFAGRINSVNSKAELYQHLKDENGMDVHENGKASR; encoded by the exons ATGAAGATGTTCTCAGTGTCTCATAAGACGGCGTTTGTGGTTGACCACTGCCCCTACATGGCTGAGTCCAGCCGACAGCAGGTGGAGTGTGACATGCTAACAAAGAGCCGTGCACAGGGTGTGATTCCCCTGGCTCCGGTGTCCAAGTCTCTGTGGACGTGTGCTGTGGAGTGCTCCATGGAATACTGTCGGATTCTGTATGATGTTTACCCCACCAGGAAACTG ATAAACTACATCGTGAGTGACTCAGAATTCCATATCCTAAACACCTGGAGGCAGGAAGACCAAAGCACTCAAGAG CTCATGTCTGCTCTGGCAGCTGTAGGGCCACCTAATCCACGTGAGGACCCAGAATGCTGCAGTATTCTGCATGGGCTGGTTGCAGCAGTGGAGGCTCTGTGTAAAATCACAGAGTACCAACACGAGGCCCGTACTGCTCTAATGGACACGGCAGACAGAGTGGCCAACAGAGGGCGTATCATCTGCCTCACCAACGCCAAGAG tgacACTCATGTGCGGATGCTGGAGGAATATGTGCTGGAGACAATTcaggaacaaaacaaactggCTGCTGGGTCAGACAG GCTGATGCCCATTCAGCAGTGTGAGCTGGTGCTGGTCCATGTTTACCCACAGGGGGATGACACACTGGTTTCAGACCGACCCAAGAAAGAG ATTTCCCCTGTACTGAGCAGTGAAGTACACAGTGTTCGTGCTGGCAGACACCTGGCCTCCAAACTCAACGTGTTGGTCCAGCAGCATTTCGACCTGGCCTCCACTACCATCACCAATATCCCCATGAAG GAGGAGCAACACGCCAACACATCAGCCAACTACGACGTAGAGCTCCTTCACCATCGAGACGCTCACATGGAGTTCATCAAAAGCG GAGACCTTCATATGGCAGGCAGTACCAGCAGAGACAGTGGTCTGAAGGAAACAGTCACTCTTAAATGGTGCACTCCTCGCACTAACAGTGTGG AGCTGCATTACTGCACGGGTGCGTATCGCATTTCTCCCGTAGACGTCAACAGTCGTCCCTCTTCCTGTCTGACCAATTTCCTGCTAAATG GCCGCTCTGTACTGCTGGAGCAGCCCCGCAAATCAGGGTCAAAGGTCGTCAGTCACATGCTTAGCAGCCACGGCGGAGAAATCTTTCTGCACGTGCTCAATAGCACCCGGTCCACACTCGAAGACCCGCCCTCTATCAGTGAGGGCTGTGGCGGGCGTGTCACAGATTACCGCATCACC GATTTTGGCGAGTTTATGCGGGAGAACCGCCTGACCCCTTTCCCAGCATCCTCGGCTCCAGATTCCACAGGCCGGGCACCGTTTGAGCGGGCAAAAGCTCAGCTTGAGCGTCACACAAGATATTGGCCGATGATCATCTCCCAAACCACAATCTTCAACATGCAGGCG GTGGTTCCTCTGGCTAATCTCATAGTGAAAGAGACTCTGACAGAGGATGATGTTCTGACCTGTCAGAAAACTGTATATAACCTGGTggacatggagagaaagaatgaccCACTGCCCATCTCCACTGTGGGCTCCAGAGGGAAAGGCCCcaagag agatGAACAGTACAGGATCATGTGGAATGAGTTGGAGACCTTGGTGAAGAATCACATCGGAAGCAGCGATAGACACCAGCGTGTGCTCGACTGCATCGTCGCCTGTCGCAGCAAACCCCCCgaggaggaggacaggaagAAACgaggcaggaagagagaggacaaagaggacAAGGCTGAGAGGAATGgcaaagacacagaggagaagggATGGGCTCAGGACTCGGAGAG ACTGAGGAGTGGGCTGGAGCgtgacagagaagagcagacagaggcagaggtgATTAAAGACTCCCCTGATTCTCCAGAGCCACTCAATAAGAAACCACGCCTGGCTACAGAAGAACTGCAGCCTCCTGAAAAATCAAAAG GACCTGTCTCTTTGCTTACCATGTGGACCAACAGAATCACTGCAGCCAACTCCAGAAAGCACCAGGAGTTTGCTGGGAGGATCAACTCTGTCAACAGCAAGGCAGAGCTCTACCAGCATCTTAAAGATGAGAacgg gATGGATGTACATGAGAATGGGAAGGCAAGCAGATGA